One Rhinolophus ferrumequinum isolate MPI-CBG mRhiFer1 chromosome X, mRhiFer1_v1.p, whole genome shotgun sequence genomic window, tgacactgtactattcTATCACAATGTTATGGATCCTccctgccttttaaaatttttcaattggagttgacattcaatattattttatattaatgtcaggtgtacagcacagtggttaaacatttatataatttaggaagtgatccccctgactagtacccacctggcactacacatttttattaccatattattgattatattccctatgctttacatccccatgactattttgtaactaccaatttatatttctttttttttcaggttttaaaactttcatttgcattattaaagaaattgtgcattccaataattaaaatcattttaaccaaaaaaaaaaaaaatggcactctGATTACACTGCATTTTATAGCGTGCAGGACACCTTGGACCAGCTTGGTGTTTACTCTAGATTTCACTGTCATCCCACCCAGCTTCTGCCTTCACCAACGCGCaagttcttttccttccctgccaGCTAGCCAGCCATAAGGGAGAGGCAGGTGTGTCCTTTGTTGTCAGTAATTCTCTAATGTGAAAAGGGGCAGCATAGTCATTTTAAACTTGATCCAACCTCTTTGCATCATATAAAGTTAAACagctaaaagaagtaaaataagaagGCAATGCTTGTGGAACGTACAGTGTGTACTGGAGGTGCGTGCCTCATTATGATTCGCCTGCTTGCTTCTCCTGTTCAGTCGTTTCTTTTGAAGGCAGTGGATTTTTCTCTTGcgtttctgtcttcttcaatttcgaCTCATTGAATTTCTTAATCTCAGCCATATCGGGTTTGTCAGACATGGTTGCAAAGGAAGTGGAGCATGGCGAGTGAACTAGTGGAGTCTGATCTGCTTAGTGGCGGTCGTGGAGtcccaatttatatttcttaatctcttcacctttttcaccctgcccttgaccttcctcccatctatcaccacgacagatccagtacccatctgacaccatacataattactacaatattaccgactatattccttgtgctgtaccctacatccccataactactgtgtaacaaccaatttgtacttcttaatcccttccccttttcatccacccctaactcccctcccatctggcaaccatcaaaatgttctctgtatctatgagtttgtttctatttcatttgtttgtttattttgttctttagatttcacttgtatgtgaaatcatatgacatttgtcttttgctgtctggtTTAtaccactcagcacaataccatctaggtccatctgtgttgttgcagatggcaagatttccttctgttttacatgtgagtaatagtccattgtacatatgtaccacctcttctttatccattcatccattcagggacacccaggttgccttcgtatcttggcttatgtaaataatgctgcaatgaacatatgaatgaacacgtcccctcaaagtagcattttgggtttgtttggataaatacccagaagtgggattactgggtccttctttgtctgttgctatagcctttgttttaaagtctattttgtctggtataagtattgctactctagctgtttgtttgtttccatttgcatgagctaccttttctcatccctttacttttagtctgtatatgtgtctttagatctgaagtgcatctcttgtaggcagcatatgtaagggtcttgttttcttatccactcagctcctctgtcttttgattggagcatttaatccatttccattgaaagtaattgttaataggtatgtagcttttgccattttattattcatatttttttttattttcatcttaaagaagtccctctaacatttcttgtaatactggtttggtggtgatgaactcctttagctttttcttatctgggaagctctttatctgtccttcacttctaaatgacagttttgctgggtagagtaatcttggttgtagg contains:
- the LOC117026948 gene encoding thymosin beta-4-like, with amino-acid sequence MSDKPDMAEIKKFNESKLKKTETQEKNPLPSKETTEQEKQAGES